In the Mauremys mutica isolate MM-2020 ecotype Southern chromosome 13, ASM2049712v1, whole genome shotgun sequence genome, one interval contains:
- the LOC123347549 gene encoding uncharacterized protein LOC123347549 — protein MKNLLLSLLLFAIAACVRSQVTLLQTGAAQVKPSQTLRLTCSVSGFSLTSNGQRVSWIRQPPGKGLEWLCLVYWDDDKRYHESLKNRLTISRDTSKSEVYLEMRGMEAGDSGTYYCARSYTALVESGGDVKKPGDSLRLSCKASGFTFSSAYMSWVRQAPGKGLEWVAYISDDGDDISYLDSVKGRFTISRDNPKSELYLQMTGLKPEDTARYYCARDTARGSRAELRQEPLPAVIREAVWCWGRPRPVSDNEISSGKGPSSSKPFYCYYCSSALLLHKVKEFIQVPAKRRTFLVGSLPLSFLSRGQILSPPPTSPCSYLMDWIRLAPGRGLEWLARAAAQGSAYYADSVKGRFTISRDNANSLVHLQISGLRAEDTARYYCVRDTQPATSDKNPALSEPRSGAGWLGRSGFAKLGKDSDNI, from the exons ATGAAGaatttgcttctctctctccttctctttgcTATTGCAGCAT GTGTCCGTTCCCAGGTTACACTGCTGCAGACCGGAGCAGCCCAGGTGAAGCCCTCGCAGACCCTGAGACTGACCTGCTccgtgtctggattctctctcacGTCTAACGGGCAAAGAGTGAGCTGGATTCGACAGCCCCCGGGGAAAGGTCTGGAGTGGTTGTGCCTTGTGTATTGGGATGATGACAAACGCTACCATGAGTCCCTCAAAAACCGACTGACCATCTCGAGGGACACCTCTAAAAGCGAGGTGTATTTGGAAATGAGAGGCATGGAAGCCGGAGACAGcggcacctattactgcgccaggagctacaca gcgctggtggagtccggaggggatgtgaaaaagcccggagactctctccgcctctcctgcaaagcctccgggttcaccttcagcagcgcctacatgagctgggtccgacaggctcctggCAAAGGGCTAGAATGGGTCGCTTATATAAGCGACGATGGGGATGATATAAGCTACCTTGATTCCGTCAAAGGcagattcaccatctccagggataatcccaagagtgagctgtatctgcaaatgaccggcctgaagcccgaggacaccgcccgctattactgtgcgagagacacagcgaggggaagccgggctgagctcagacaagaaCCTCTCCCTGCAGTGATCAGAGAAGCGGTTTGGTGTTGGGGGCGCCCCAGGCCTGTGAGTGACAatgagatcagttctgggaaagggccgagcagcagcaaacccttttattgttattattgttCCTCTGCTTTGCTTTTACACAAGGTGAAGGAATTTATACAAGTTCCCGCAAAGCGCAGAACATTCTTAGTTGGGTCCCTGcctctttctttcctctccagGGGACAAATTCTGagcccacccccaacctccccatG cagctatcTCATGGACTGGATCCGTCTggcccctgggagggggctggagtggctggccagagctgctgcccagggGAGCGCCTACTACGCTGATTCCGtgaaagggcgattcaccatctccagagacaacGCCAACAGCCTGGTGCATTTGCAAATCAGCGGCCTGAGAGCGGAGGACACCGCGCGGTATTACTGTGTCAGAGACACACAGCCAGCGACCTCGGACAAAAACCCAGCGCTGTCTGAGCCACGCTCTGGCGCTGGCTGGTTGGGGCGCTCAGGGTTTGCAAAGCTGGGGAAAGACTCAGACAACATTTAA